A genome region from Anastrepha ludens isolate Willacy chromosome 3, idAnaLude1.1, whole genome shotgun sequence includes the following:
- the LOC128856653 gene encoding 40S ribosomal protein S6, whose product MKLNVSFPATGCQKLYEVVDEHKLRIFYEKRMGQIVEADVLGDEWKGYHLRIAGGNDKQGFPMKQGVLSHGRVRLLLKKGHSCYRPRRTGERKRKSVRGCIVDANMSVLALVIVKKGEQELAGLTDTTVPRRLGPKRASKIRKLYNLTKDDDVRRFVVRRPLPAKDNKKATSKAPKIQRLVTPVVLQRKRRRIALKKKRQTASKEAAADYAKLLAQRKKESKAKREEAKRRRSASLRESKSSISSDKK is encoded by the exons ATGAAG CTTAACGTGTCTTTCCCGGCCACTGGATGCCAAAAATTATACGAAGTTGTGGATGAGCACAAGCTGCGAATCTTTTATGAGAAACGAATGGGACAGATTGTGGAAGCTGATGTGCTCGGAGATGAATGGAAAGGTTATCATCTGCGCATCGCTGGCGGAAATGATAAACAAGGTTTCCCAATGAAACAAGGAGTACTGTCCCATG GTCGTGTACGTTTATTGTTGAAAAAGGGTCACTCTTGCTACAGACCTCGCCGCACTGGTGAGAGAAAACGGAAATCGGTACGCGGTTGCATTGTCGACGCTAACATGTCGGTTTTAGCTCTCGTTATTGTAAAGAAAGGCGAACAAGAACTTGCCGGTCTCACTGACACAACTGTTCCAAGGAGGCTTGGTCCTAAAAGAGCTAGTAAAATTCGCAAACTTTACAATTTGACCAAGGATGATGATGTGCGCCGCTTTGTGGTTCGCCGCCCATTGCCCGCCAAGGATAATAAAAAAGCAACATCCAAAGCCCCGAAAATCCAGCGTCTTGTTACTCCAGTCGTACTACAAAGAAAGCGTAGACGCATTGCTTTGAAGAAGAAACGCCAAACTGCTTCCAAGGAGGCCGCTGCTGATTATGCTAAATTGTTAGCACAGCGTAAGAAGGAATCCAAAGCTAAACGCGAAGAGGCAAAGAGGCGCCGGTCTGCTTCTTTGAGAGAATCAAAGAGCTCAATTTCAAGtgacaaaaagtaa
- the LOC128858621 gene encoding bystin — MVKSKKANLASNKNVALEKQLTEGKVAKRRGKDKFHLRTEESSVLDSKTSKKILAAAKAQQLEFNEDNFPSLEGKRTFANVNIGESIEEDENKDVTENDFMDNLEIGQEDAEAFARFQNPQEGKRTLKLSDIIMEKIQEKQQDIQSKLTDDGSLKIEDIDPRVREMYEGVRDVMKRYRSGKVPKAFKIIPRLRNWEQILFITEPHNWSAAAMFQGTRIFCSVLSHAMAQRFFNLVLLPRIRDDLCEYKKLNMHLYNALKKALFKPAAFMKGIILPLLEAGDCTLREAIIFGSVIARSSIPVLHSSACLLKICEMGYTGANSIFIRYFLDKRYALPYRVIDAAVFHFIRFENDKREMPVLWHQSLLTFAQRYKNDISSEQKEALLNLLRKQSHPKITSEIRRELMAATCRDVEMMECTNETAAVPMEMYTDKDVCYE, encoded by the exons ATGGTTAAATCAAAGAAAGCCAATTtagcttcaaataaaaatgtagcGCTGGAAAAACAATTGACAGAAGGAAAGGTTGCGAAGCGAAGGGGCAAAGACAAGTTTCATCTGCGCACAGAGGAATCATCG GTTTTGGATAGTAAAACCAGTAAGAAAATTTTAGCGGCGGCCAAAGCGCAACAACTGGAGTTTAATGAGGATAATTTTCCGAGCCTTGAAGGGAAAAGAACATTTGCAAATGTCAATATAG GCGAGTCCATCGAAGAGGATGAAAATAAAGATGTCACGGAAAACGACTTTATggataatttggaaattggcCAGGAGGACGCTGAAGCATTTGCTCGTTTCCAAAATCCACAGGAAGGCAAACGGACTTTAAAGTTATCGGATATTATAATGGAAAAGATTCAAGAAAAGCAACAGGATATTCAAAGCAAACTTACGGACGATGGCTCCTTAAAAATAGAAGATATAGACCCAAG AGTTCGTGAAATGTATGAAGGAGTCCGTGACGTAATGAAGCGATATCGAAGTGGGAAAGTTCCAAAAGCTTTTAAGATTATTCCGAGGTTACGAAATTGGGAGCAAATCCTTTTCATAACGGAGCCCCATAACTGGAGTGCAGCCGCTATGTTCCAGGGCACTCG CATATTTTGCTCGGTCCTCTCACATGCTATGGCGCAAAGGTTTTTCAATTTGGTCCTACTTCCCCGCATACGCGATGATCTGTGcgaatataaaaaactaaatatgcaTTTGTACAATGCACTAAAGAAGGCACTCTTCAAGCCAGCTGCTTTTATGAAAGGAATAATATTACCCTTATTAGAAGCTGGCGATTGCACTTTGCGGGAAGCAATTATATTTGGTAGCGTTATCGCACGCAGTTCCATTCCGGTATTGCATTCGTCTGCGTGCTTGTTAAAAATCTGCGAGATGGGATACACTGGAGCAAACTCAATATTTATCCGCTATTTTCTGGACAAACGTTATGCCTTACCGTACCGCGTAATCGACGCTGCTGTGTTTCATTTCATTAG GTTTGAAAATGATAAACGTGAAATGCCTGTTTTGTGGCACCAAAGCTTATTAACTTTTGCTCAACGTTATAAGAATGATATCTCGTCAGAACAAAAGGAAGCACTTCTTAATTTGTTGAG gaAGCAATCCCATCCAAAGATTACATCTGAAATTCGAAGAGAGCTAATGGCTGCAACTTGCCGGGATGTTGAAATGATGGAATGTACTAATGAAACTGCTGCAGTGCCGATGGAAATGTACACTGACAAAGATGTGTGTTAtgaataa